From Halorussus lipolyticus:
TTAACTGTATGGATGAAAACCAATTCTATTCGGGATCCTTTCTCTACGCGACTTCACGGGGTTGTAAGAACACAGAATCGAATCTCCGAAGACAGATTAGTAAATTATTTTCCTGAGTCGTAGGTTGACTCTATTACGTGAATCTTCAGACGTGGATTAATGATAACCTCTACGCAAACAGCATCCCGCGGCGAGTAGCCGCGTTTTCGCTGAAATTCGCTTTTGAGATAGCTGTCTCCAGTTTCCTCGCGTTGTTCGCTACGATTCCGATTTACTACCTCATCACCAACACTCAGTTCTCGATTCCCGCACAGGTAAACAGCGTCTTCGGACTCTGGATCGCCTTCAGTACGATTATCTTCAATCGAGCGTGGTGTCTACTCACGAAAAAAGAGTCAGTGGCTACTGGATGAACTGTCGTCGGTCCGTGAACTCCTCGACTGAGACGTTCCGAATCCCGTAGAGGCGTAGAACCCCGAGAACCGTCTTCCCGACCAGAGTACCAATCACTCCCGAAAGAGATTTGCCGAATTTTTCCCCGAGATAGGTATCGACTACAGGCACCAGTGCGGCCGTGAACAACGCGAGGAGAGACTGTCCGAGGTAGACCCCAACAAAAGTCGCAGCTGCTGTTGCTATCAGGAGGATACCCGAAATCATCCCGCCTACCACGAGATAGAGACCGAAAACTTGACTCATTATTTCAAGATGAGTCGGGTTTTCGAGTTCCTCAAAGCTCTCCCGAACTGTTTCTCCGTCCTCTGTTTCTCCATTATCCAGCATCCGGCCCACATTGTTGAGCATGAGTGCTGTTAGACCGACGAAAAAGTAACCGACCCCCGAAGGGTACCAAATCAGCAAAATCACCAAGGCCACCAAGGCACCCAGAAGCTCTAATACCCACTCGATGAGAGCAAACGCAAGAAATACGGTAGAGTACCGGGCTATAGCTTCCCCTACACCCGGATATTCGCTCATATTGAAGCCTTCACTCGGGAGGTTCTTTAACCCATTGCCGTTTTGCCGATATCGAGGCAAACACTTTTGACCCTCCCGATTAGCTGAAGGCCACAATTTTTGTTTAGACTGGGGGTTGCCCGTCGAGAGAAACGAATCCCGCTCGTTGCACAAGTCGAACGAAATCGGTTGTGCAACGAGCGACCCTCCGCGTCGAAACTCCGCCCGACTTCTGACGTGACCACCCCCTTCCGAAGGCCCGTTTATATACCAGCCGGGTTTGAGTGACCGCAGAATACTAGGTCCACGGGGAGGTTGTGCAACGAGTATGCGAATCGAAGCCACTGAAACGCGGAAACGGAAGTGGGCGAATCTGAAAGAAGCGACCGGGAAGGGCCACAAATCGACCGCGCTCGACGCCGCGGCCGACTACTACCTCAAGATGGCCGGGGACACCACGGCCGTGCCGGTCGGTGCGATAGAGGAACTGATGGAACTCGCCGTCGAGCAGGGTTCGGTGACGCCCGAGGAGATCGCCGATGTGCTGGGCACCGAGGAGTTGCCGGTCGAGGCCGAGACAAACTGGTCAGTTGGCGAAACTGAGTAGGAGCAGTTGTACTACTCTGGTAGTGCGTCGAAAATATTCCGCATGTGTTTATCTTCTGGGTTGTAGTGCGGGGGAGAACTGTCACGAATATCATTCTCAGAGATGGACACATTTCGCATCCGGTCAAGCCGAGCGAGTCGCCAGAAAGGTAGTTCATCTGGCATACCAGATTCACTATGTCCTGCAACTTGGTACGTCCGAAGTACTCGATGACCCGTTGAGACGTGAACTCCGTAACACCAAGGTTCGAATTCCCGTTCGTGGTATCTTCGCTCATCTTCTCCATTATATTCCAGTTCAAGAGTCTTTCTCCGGTCCATTGCCTCAAGAATTAGCGAATCAATTTCATCCAACGGTTGTGTCATAGTTTTATATTGAAATTAGAGCCACATATTTCTATTGGTTATCCGATATATGTGCAGTAATATTATCGCCGCCCTTCCCGCAGGTCGCTCAGGTACTGAACCACGGTGTCCTCCGAGACGCCGACCTCGCTGGCTATCCACTCCTCGCGCTGTCTGTGGACGACCTTCAGCCAGCCTGCGATAGCGGCGCGCGAGGCCGTGGCGACCCTCGTTGGCACCGCGAACGAGTCGTCGGCCCACGCTTCCCACTCGTCGCCGTCGTGGGCGCTCGGTCCGAACTCGGGCGGGAGTACGGCGAGCGATTCGACGCCAGCCGCGGCGAGGGTCGCCGCCAACGTCCGGGCGTTGCGGCGTCCGTCCGGGCCGTCGCCGACCTCAACGCGCTCGCGCCCTCCGACCTCCGAGACGTAGAAGCGGGTCGTGCCGCCCAGCGGCGAGGCGACGTTCTCGTACTCGACGCGGAAGGTCTCTCCGTAGGTGTCGGTTTTCGTCAGTTCGGCTGACATGAGATTCGGACGAACCGGGTCCCAAATATACGTTTCGTCTACCGGACGCCGCGAGCGTGAGTAGACGATTCGTCTACCCTGTCGAGATCCGCGGGGTAGATAATTCGTCTACCGACCGGGTCCGGGAGCGCAGCGCGAAATAGATAGTTCGTCTACCGACGATCGACGAGTCCCAATCGCGCGTAGTACTGCGCGGGCGCGATTAGTCGCCGAAGGCCGCGAGGTCGGTTTGGCCGCGGTCGCGGTCGAGGGCGTCGGGGTCGAAGTTACAGACCAATCGCTCGGTCGCGCCACAGTCGTCTTTCGAGTACGCGCCCATGTGGTGGTAGTGGTCGGTCGAGACGACGAACAGGTCCTCGCGGTCCGCGAGCGCCGCGGGGAGATCGTCGTAGGACACCAACCAGTCGGCGTCGAGGTCGGCCAGCGCGTCGGCGAGGTCGTCGTGGGCGAACTCGGTCGCGCGGTAGTAGTGTTCGCGCCCGAGGTAGGGCGGGTCGAGGTAGAACACGGCGTCCGGGTCGTCGTACTCGGCCAGCACGTCCCGCCAGTCGAGCGCGCGAATCTCGACCGCGGCGAAGCGGTCGGCCAGCGTCCGGAGTCGGTCGCGCGACCGCGCGGTCTGCCAGCGGCGCGCTCGCTTCTCGCCAGCGCGAAAGCCCGACCGGTGGGCTATCGCGGCGTTGTACTGGGCGTACCGGAGGAAGTAGAAGCGCCCGGCGCGCTCGACCGCGGCGTCGGCCCGCTCGCCAGCGTAGTAGGCGTCGGCCCAGCGGTCGAACCGCTCCTCGGTGTAGTCCACGTCGGCCAGCCAGTCGGCGAGCGCGTCCGGCTGGTCGCGGACGGTCTCGAAGAAGTGCGTGCAGTCGGTGTTCAGGTCGTTGTAGACCTCCTCGGGCGCGGGCGTCTTGTGGAACAGGACCGACGCCGCGCCGCCGAACACCTCGACGTAGCGTCGGTGGTCGGGAAAGTGCGCGCGAATCCAGTCGGCGAGTTGGGACTTGCCGCCGACGTAGGGGAACGGAGTTCGGAGGGTGGTCATGTAGGACCGAGAGAAACCGGGTGTGTGTTAAATCTGCGGGGTGGACGGATTGTGGATCGGAGAACAGTTATTCGGCTACATGAGATTTTTAGAAACACTTCAAGCTTGGCAAGCAGAATACAATAATCAGTTTCAGTAAAACTCTAATCAGCTTCTTCCTTTCGTCTACTTATGATATCCGGAAAGATAGTAGAATACCTTTCATCAAATCCGTTGACTGTGTTTAACACGTTACTTCTACTATTTACTGGTTATCTCAGCTACTCATCATATGTTTTCCAAACTCGTACCAGCATTCGAGAATCCTTAGAACAACTGGATGATGTAGAGTTCCGAAAGGGAAAGCTTCGACCAATGTTGCACTCATACGACCACTCTATTATTAGAAGCGCATGCATCGTAGAACTCAAATACTACCGTAACGGTCGAAATCCAGCAAGTGCGAACCAATTAGACGAGGCATTTCGATTTGAAAGGCATCGAATAGCAAAGATTCACGACGATATGAATCATGGAGAACCGTTCGATACAAACGTATTTTTATCCGCGGTTGAAGAGAGCATTCCTACATTGCCGAAAGTAACAGACACCCGAGTGACGGCTGATGGCATATTCATTGATATAGAATCGAGTGATGCAGTCTTAATTAGACGCCGAACGCAAGAGGTGTTAGAGTGTGTTTACCGGACTCTAAACGGAATCAATGAAGAAACTGTAGAAGAGCTAGAATTAGAGAGTGAAATTGAGTGAAAATACTAGTTCATCTGTGGTTCCATCTAGTGAGAAGAACCGTTGATACTGAGACTGCGGAATCTATTCACGCCGAGAGAGGTACACTAATCCGGCAACCATCGGTAGGCACACGCTCGCTATCGTGTAAATCAGCCCACCGCCGATACTGCCTCGGCCCTTCGCGTCGAGGAAGACCGCGGCAGGTACGCCGATCCACCCAATGCCGAAAAATGCCCATGCGCCCACGGGCGGTTGCCCACCTTGGAGCATGATGATAATTGGCATCCACCAGAGTCCGGTTGCTAAGACAATTTCCATCGTACGGTCTGTCCCCTCGCTTTCCTCGTTCGTACTCGGAGCGGGTGGATTGCTTGCTGTTCCGGAGACGGTGTTCAGCTCGTCGGTGACTTGATTCTCGTTTACCTTGTGTTCGTAGTCTCGGCGAACGTCACCTACCCAGTCGGGCGAGCAGTCGAGTATCGCGGCGATCTCCTCGTTGGTCTTGTCGGGATGCTCGACCGCGAGCGTCAGAATGTCCTCCTGTAAGTCCGTTAGGTCTATCATCTGGTCTTGTTCAGTACCTTGCAGAATCCTTATTTTAAATTTGTTGTACGAGTTTTCACCCCCTAGAAGAAATAGATCGGCATACCCGGTTCTCAAATCGCCAGAATATTGAACTTGTTCGAAATAGTGACCCTATATAATGTTCATCGTTTGCTGTTCAGAGTGCGGTGCGACCGAGGAAGACGGTGTGTTCGTCCTCAAAGAAGATACCGAATCACGAGAAACAAATCCAAATACAACCATTTCCGAAGACATCCGAACCACCTTCTACTGTGAAGAGTGTGAGCGTGAAGAGACGATAGATACTGGTATTCTGCCAGAATCGAAAGCCAACTACTTCGAGAGTCGGCGGACCTCAGTGGAAAATCAGCTATCGGTCCGTATTGACGATCAAGAGGTTCCTTATCGTGATGTGGACGAACAAGTCACTGAAAACACCTATTACACTCAAGAAGGTGTTCGCGGCACGTCGAGAGTACACCACGTCCATATCCATCTTCACGCTGAGAATATTCCGACTTTCTCGAAGGGAAAGCACTCAGTAGAAATCGGTGATTTTGTCTCAGAGGACATGATTCTCGGTGATATCCGATATCATGACGAGCGTAATCGAACGCTCAAATTTTTCCGATCTCTTGATGAAGATGTTATGGAGCCTCTCGATAAAGAAACAAACAATACTAGCAACGTCACCGCGGAAGAGTTTTAAATACGGTTCGTTCTGTTCTTTTTGTCTCTGTGTCCTATTTCCAAGGCACTCTTTCCACTTTCACTTTGGTCTGCATACATTTAATAGGATACATGTACTTACACCTAGCCGCCCGAACAAGTTAGTTCGGAGGAATGAATATGACTGAAGAACATCGATATTTGACCGAATCCAGCGACGGCGAGGAAACGTTTCGAATGGGGAATCACGACGACATTCCGTCCCCGGTCTACATACCCGAATTGAAAGGGGCAGAAGGGCTACACGCCCTTCTTGACCATGTAGATGCGCTCGACCAAACTAATCCGATCATGGTGCCTGCCGCGAAGTGGTCGTGGCTTCGAGACAAACCCGGTATCAAAACGCGGACAAACGACCGGGGGACCTACGTGGGCGACGAGGAGATCCAAGAACTCGAAGAGAATCATCCGCTCGTCTTCTACGACCCTCCCGAGCTGTACAACTACAAACTGACAAAGACGCTGACCAACTACCTGTTCAAACACAGCACGTGGGACAAAGAGTACTTCGAGTCGCTTCTCACCCAAGGAAAGCACTCAGACGCGTTTCGGGAACTCCCGGAGTTCATCCACCCCTTCCTCCACGCTAACATCAATCGACTCTTAGAAGAAGTCGATGGAGCGGCTCAGGTCTCACCCACTGACAAGAAAATCGACACGACCCAAGAAGCGTGGATTTCTCTCGAACCGGAGCACTTCGAGACGTACTTCCAAGTTCTCGCGGCGCAAGCGGACGAGCGGCCGAGTTCGGTCGTCATCCCTCCAGTTCCCCAGATGTCGCGCAACTTCAGCGACGAACTGGTCGAGGCATGGCGTCGGTCCAACGAGAAGATGGCTGAGGCAGTCGCTGGAAAAGACAGCGACTCGTACTTCCACCTCTACATGGACTACCAGTCGCTCGACCCGAACGCGAGTGACGACACCGCGTCGGAGTGTCTTCAAGTGCTGGAGCAAGCCCTCGAAGAAGGCGACTACGCGGGAATCGCGCTGACAGTCCACCAACCGAACAAGATCTGGCAGACGAACCGCGCGGCACGGATGCAGACGTTCGTCGAGGACCTCTCGGACATCGGGAGCGAGGTTGGGCTACCAATCATCAGTCCGCGGTCCGAGTGGTTCGGTTCCTTCATCACCGACCTCGGTGTGCAAGGGTTCAGTTCGCTCCTGAACGGTGCGTGGCAGTACTCTCGATACTCCTCGGGAGGAGGGCCGACGGGAGCCGACAAGTACGGCAGTACGATGATTCCCAACGAGGCCCGAGCACTGAAGCTTCGAGCGCAAGACGAGGACGACCTCGAAGGCTACCTCGACGCTAACGGGAGCCTCCCCAACGTGAAGGGACTGCCGTCAGTGCCCCCGACGTACGACGAGTCTGGCTCGAACGTCAAAGAGAAGTTCGGCACCTCGCCGGAGTTCCGGAAAACGTTCGGTAAGCCGCGCCGACTCGCGCACGTCGCCGAGGCCCAGCAGTTTAGAGAGGACCGAGCAGACGGTGTGACGAATCCCGCGAGGGAGTACCTACGGGACTCGGAGAATCCGTACGTCCAACTGTAGATTTCGTTTTTCTCTAAGAGTCTCGTCCTGTTTTGCTCTTCTCGATCACTTATTAATCACCTGCAATATGAAAGATGACAATAAAACTCCAATTTATCTGTTCAAATTCCTGTTGATAGTTTCGGCAAATTTATCACGAGTTAACTTATATTGACACGCTACGTGGCACCTGCACCGCTAAGTCTGGGCTCACTGATTCTTCTCCCACTCGTCTTACCCGGATTTGCTTTCGTGAAAGCATTTATACACGGTAATAAGGCAGTTGACGATTTGCCACGGGTGGATAAACTTGGATATGCTCTAAGTGCAGGGGTTTTGTCAGCGATGATATTGCTGATTCTTTTTAGACACCTAGGCGGTAACGAGCCGATTAGGCTCGGTGATACTCAAAATATCACATCCTTAGGATTGCTCACTGGAATTTTAATACAAACAGGATTGAGTTGTATCATGGGGTATTCCGCGGGGAAGGTTAAAAACAAATTCCACGGTGATACCGAGTGGACGTTTAGCGACAAACAACAACCGTGGGAATATACGAAATCAGAACTACGCCAAGAATACGTCACGATAGTCACCTCAACAGGAGACAATATTGAGGGTATAGTTGCCCGATACAATTCACTTGATGAGCAAGGTGACATCGTCATCTCCCCGTTGGCAAAAGACTCTCGAAAAGAGCGAGCTATTGAGAAAGAGAACAACGCGGCTTATCTCTCCCACAAGGACGTATCCCAAATTCACTTCCATGATCAGGAGAAAGAGGGAGAATACGCATCATTACCAAAAGGTGACATAGAGCCAGATGAAGTTCCGGAGTTTCAGGACTTAGATGATTCAGGGGAACAGGGTGATGAGGATCACTCTGAAGAAGCACCAGAGACGGAAGAAGCTAAGGAAGAGAACTAAAGAACACTCTCTTCTGCATAGTCCGGATAATTGTTATACACATATTCCAACAGACGTGATATAGGAACATCGTTGAAAGTCTGTTCTACAGTTTCGGCTGCTTCCTTCGCTTCTTCGGGCTCCGAATCTTCTAACTGCTGAAAGTGGGCGCGCCCCTCGTCCGTGAGATTATAGAGGTATTTTTTCCCGTTGGGAATCTGTTCTTGTCTTCTCTTAACGAATCCTTGTCGTTCAAGTCGCTCAATTTCCTCGCAGAGTTCTTTCGAGAATGGGCCGTAATCGTACGGTATATAATCGAATTTTTCAGGGACATTAAAGTCGTTCTGTATAAGAAAAATCAACTTCTGAAACCGTGTCCGTCCTTCCACACGGCCCTCTTCAGCCGAGTTCAAGATCGCCAGTGGAAGGAATTCTTTGGAAGTCATGTCCCTCTCTATTTGCAAGTTTGGCTGTACCGTATTAACATTTTGTGATAGTCCAGTAATTAGCTTTGTCGTAATTTCCCGCTATTGCTTGAGATAGGCCCTATAACGGATGTATCGGCCTATTTCCGTTCTACCTTTCTAACTCGCTCGCGTCGAGGTCGCCAGCGAGATACTGCTGTCCTTTCTGTGTAATTCGATAGTAGGAACCTTTCTCACGAACTTGCTCAACTAGTCCAGATTCCTCCAGCATCGGCAGACGACGCTTGATGGTCGAATACGAAATTCCTTCGTCCTCTAACTCAAAGTTAACCTCTAAACCCTTCTTATTGAGAGCGACGCCACTTTCCTCCAGCAGTTCAAGGATTTTGTCGTCGCTTCCCGTCATCCACGATGCGCGACGGCGTCGCATTGACTGGGACTCACAAGAGCAGAATATTAATGCCACCGAATAAATCAGATTGTGGACAAATATTGGGTCACTATGACCAAATAATTGGGCAAATTTTATTACCCTGCCATTTTCACTGGGCAGTACGGAGACAAAATCGCGGACCCGTCGCTCCCCGGCGGGTCCATTCAGAAAGCGGACCCCGATGTTAGGGGCATCGGGTCCGCGTGAGCCTCCGTAACTGGAGTACGGAAGCCATGTACGCAAACACGACGACGGGACTTGAAACTCCCGCACGACGACGCGCATCGCCACAACGAAAAATCGAAGCCACGCCGACCGCTTCGGCTACAGTTTCACTTTCACTTCGCTTAAGGATTCGAACTTTTACAAGCACGTTCGTCAGTCGGCGACAGATGTCTGAGGAAATACGTCTCGAAGACGAGTCAGATCGGTGGAAGTGGGTGTGCCCGAACGGGCATCGGTCGTGGGAGCCGACGAACAACCATTTCTGGTGCGTCTCCTGCGCTCGCCACACCGACGCCGACGGCACGTTCCGCCAACTACAGAACAAATCGACCGGCGAAACGTTCGAGCGCGACGACCTCCGGCTGCTGACGCCCGCCGGTCCGTATCAGGACCTCCGGAGCGACCACCGGGAGGGGTCGGCATGAACGCCGGAGTTCGCTTCGCGGACCTCCACGCGTTCGAGCGCGACCTGCTGTACGCGGTGCGCGCGCTGGAGCGCGACGGCGACGCGCCGAAGGGCCTCGCCGTGAAGGACCTCCTCGAAACCGAGTATGACGAGGAGATCAACCACTCGCGGCTCTACCAGAACCTCGACGGTCTCACCGACCGCGGTCTCCTCCAGAAGGGCAAGAAGGACGACCGGACGAACGAGTACGCCACGACCGACGAAGGGCGCGACCTTCTGGAAGCGCGCACCGAGCGCCGCGCACAGCAGGTCGGACTCTCGACCGACGGAGGTGACGCCTGATGCAGTGCCCCGACTGTGGCGCGACTATCGAGGGCGTCAAAACCTACGCTCCCGACGCTCACGCCTTCGACCCCTGCGGGTGTCGAATCGCTACGCTCACCGCTCACGACATGGCGCTCCTCGACCGCGGCCGCGGTCTCGCTACCGACGGCGGCGCTCCGAACGAAGAGGACGAACCGAAAGTCACCGCTGAGTGGCTGGAAGGGCGGTACTTCTGTTACCCCATCGAGTGCGGCGTCTGCGGCGACCAACTCGCAGGACCCGAGGAGAACGGTGTTATCGGACGCGGCGATGCGTTCGCTATCGATGCCGACGGACACGCCGTTTGCCAACATCACACCGACGAGATTCGCTTCGTCGCCGCGGGCGTCTACGCTCACGGCGGGGGCACGCCCTGCGAGACGAACCGTTCGTTCCGACCCGAGGACGTAGTGACCGTCCGGGGAAGGAACGACAAAGACGACCAACTCGTTACGGACGGCGGTGTCGCTAAGACTCCGGACACCGACGCCGCGGGCGCGTTCTCGGAGCTGACCGAGGAGTGCCCGGACTGCGAGCGCGAGACGCCCCACGCTGTCGCGGTCGAACTCCGGACCGAGAACCCGGACTCGTCGTTCTCGCGCGAACCGTACCGAGTCACCGAGTGTTCCGTCTGCGGCGCGACCGAGGAGGTGCGACTGACCGATGCCTGAAACGCGAACTTCTGACGACGAGCCGACCGAACAGGACGACCAGCGAAGCGACGAACAGCGCGCTCAGGAACTCCTCGACCGACCACACCCAAAGCGCCGGGAGACCGACGCGCTCCAAGACGAACTGTCCGCCGTGTGGGACCTCATCACCAACGAGCAAGTGACGTTCGACACGCTCGACCGTCTGCGAGCCCGGTCCCAGCGGATTTTCTCGGTAATCGAGAACCGGCTCGGCATCGAGTACCCCGAGTGCGAGAACTGCGGGAGTTGGTCGTGGGGACAAGAACCCGGCGAACCGCTCCACTGTGAGGGTTGCGACCAGATTCCCGACGAAGAGGTCCGCGAAGAAGTACACGACAAGTGGCGACGAGTCTCCGGCGACACGGAGGGAGAGGCATGAGCGCGCTCAACTGGCCGACCGGCTTCGACCGAACCGACCCGACGAACCGCGAGCGGAACAACCGCTACGAGGCGTCGCTCCGGGACTCCATCGACGACCTCGACGCCGAACTCGAACTCCTCGGCGTTGACGACTGGCGACTCTCGACGGACGCCAGCCACCAGAAGCGCAACCCGAACTACCCCTACGCCGACGCGAACCCCGAGGACCCGAGCGCGGTCGTCCGGTGGACGATGGACGGCGAGCAGTACGCGGTCGCCTGCGACGCCTACTCGCGTCTGCGCGACAACGTTCGGACGCTCTACCTCTACGTCCGCGAGAAGCGCAAGATGGAACAGCGCCCGGTCGAGACCGGCGAGTCCGAGTTCGCCAACGCGCGACTCCCGCCGGGCGAGGAGTCCGCCGACCCCGTCTCGGTCGCCGCCAGCGAACCGCCCCACGAACTCCTCGGCGTCCCGCGCGACGCCGACCCGGAGGATGTCCGCGAGGCGTTCCGCCGAGAAGTCCAGCGCGCTCACCCCGACCACGGCGGGAGCCAAGCCGAGTTCCGTCGCCTGAAGGACGCACGGGAGGCGATGCTCGATGAGTGACGATCTCGAA
This genomic window contains:
- a CDS encoding DUF4364 family protein produces the protein MTGSDDKILELLEESGVALNKKGLEVNFELEDEGISYSTIKRRLPMLEESGLVEQVREKGSYYRITQKGQQYLAGDLDASELER
- a CDS encoding J domain-containing protein translates to MSALNWPTGFDRTDPTNRERNNRYEASLRDSIDDLDAELELLGVDDWRLSTDASHQKRNPNYPYADANPEDPSAVVRWTMDGEQYAVACDAYSRLRDNVRTLYLYVREKRKMEQRPVETGESEFANARLPPGEESADPVSVAASEPPHELLGVPRDADPEDVREAFRREVQRAHPDHGGSQAEFRRLKDAREAMLDE
- a CDS encoding DUF6338 family protein, yielding MAPAPLSLGSLILLPLVLPGFAFVKAFIHGNKAVDDLPRVDKLGYALSAGVLSAMILLILFRHLGGNEPIRLGDTQNITSLGLLTGILIQTGLSCIMGYSAGKVKNKFHGDTEWTFSDKQQPWEYTKSELRQEYVTIVTSTGDNIEGIVARYNSLDEQGDIVISPLAKDSRKERAIEKENNAAYLSHKDVSQIHFHDQEKEGEYASLPKGDIEPDEVPEFQDLDDSGEQGDEDHSEEAPETEEAKEEN
- a CDS encoding helix-turn-helix transcriptional regulator, translating into MNAGVRFADLHAFERDLLYAVRALERDGDAPKGLAVKDLLETEYDEEINHSRLYQNLDGLTDRGLLQKGKKDDRTNEYATTDEGRDLLEARTERRAQQVGLSTDGGDA
- a CDS encoding DNA adenine methylase; the encoded protein is MTTLRTPFPYVGGKSQLADWIRAHFPDHRRYVEVFGGAASVLFHKTPAPEEVYNDLNTDCTHFFETVRDQPDALADWLADVDYTEERFDRWADAYYAGERADAAVERAGRFYFLRYAQYNAAIAHRSGFRAGEKRARRWQTARSRDRLRTLADRFAAVEIRALDWRDVLAEYDDPDAVFYLDPPYLGREHYYRATEFAHDDLADALADLDADWLVSYDDLPAALADREDLFVVSTDHYHHMGAYSKDDCGATERLVCNFDPDALDRDRGQTDLAAFGD
- a CDS encoding WYL domain-containing protein, with the protein product MTQPLDEIDSLILEAMDRRKTLELEYNGEDERRYHEREFEPWCYGVHVSTGHRVLRTYQVAGHSESGMPDELPFWRLARLDRMRNVSISENDIRDSSPPHYNPEDKHMRNIFDALPE